In Pirellulales bacterium, a single genomic region encodes these proteins:
- a CDS encoding ParA family protein, translating to MSRILCVANQKGGVGKTTTAVNLAVGLAKAGNRTLLIDLDPQCNATTGLGLKPSARHPLVSQAPLKESLCATEIEGLEVLPGCRSFQDVERLATSGEDHAATLRQHLLGGMTAYDFVLIDCPPSLGQLTRTALASSTEVLMPIQCEYFAMEGLAQMIDVIRQVMATSPSRLQFGGIVLTMYDPALELTSEVDEEVRDFFGDIVYQTPIPRDVAVCEAPSHGLSVIDYAPRSRGARAYIELCMEVLDRE from the coding sequence ATGAGCCGCATATTGTGCGTTGCCAATCAAAAGGGAGGCGTCGGCAAGACCACGACGGCGGTCAATCTGGCCGTGGGCCTGGCCAAGGCGGGTAACCGGACGTTGCTCATCGACCTCGACCCGCAATGCAACGCCACCACCGGCCTCGGGCTGAAGCCATCCGCGCGGCATCCGCTGGTCTCCCAAGCGCCGCTCAAAGAATCGTTGTGCGCGACCGAGATCGAGGGGCTGGAGGTGCTGCCAGGCTGCCGCAGCTTTCAGGATGTGGAACGCCTGGCCACCAGTGGCGAGGACCATGCGGCCACCCTGCGGCAACACCTGCTCGGGGGCATGACCGCATACGACTTTGTGCTGATCGATTGCCCGCCGTCGTTGGGTCAGCTCACGCGAACGGCGCTGGCCAGTTCGACCGAAGTGCTGATGCCTATCCAATGCGAGTACTTCGCGATGGAGGGGCTGGCGCAGATGATCGACGTCATCCGCCAGGTGATGGCCACCAGCCCGAGCCGGCTGCAATTTGGCGGCATCGTGCTCACCATGTACGACCCGGCGCTGGAGCTAACGAGCGAAGTGGACGAAGAGGTGCGCGACTTCTTCGGCGACATTGTGTACCAAACGCCAATCCCGCGCGATGTGGCCGTGTGCGAGGCGCCGAGCCATGGGCTGTCGGTGATCGACTATGCGCCGCGGTCGCGCGGCGCCCGAGCCTACATTGAGCTTTGCATGGAGGTATTAGACCGTGAGTAA